The following is a genomic window from Ferrimicrobium sp..
TCGAAAAGAGGAGGAGCGCGAGGCGGTTGATATCAGTACTCGCCCTTGATGACGTTCAAGAGTGGCAGGCCCCTGCGGTAACGTTCGATGTTGCGGGTGAGGAGTTCGAGGGCACGCGGATAAAAGGCGTCAGTGTCGCCACCGACATGTGGCGTGATAAGACAGTTATCCAGACGCCAGAGCGGCGAGTCTGATGGGAGCGGCTCCGGATCGGTCACGTCGAGTGCTGCAAAGATCCGTCTGTCTGCTAACGCCCCAACGAGTGCATCGGTGTCGACGACCGGACCACGGGCCACGTTGACAAGAAGGGCACCATCGTGCATGAGGCTAAGAAAATGCGCATCGATCATCCCCCTGGTCTGCTGCGTTAACGGGACGATTACAATGATGACGTCGGCATCGGGGATCAGCTCGTCGAGCTCGTCGTAGCCAAAGACCCGCGGTGTGACCCGGCCAACCCTTGCCACTCGGGTGATCTGGACTTCGAACCCGCTCAGCCGTGCCTCAATCGCGGTGCCAATCGATCCATAGCCGATCAGCAGCACTCGACGGTCAGCCAGCGAGGCATAGCTGCGGTTGTCCCAATGTCGGTCGTGCTGGAG
Proteins encoded in this region:
- a CDS encoding 2-hydroxyacid dehydrogenase — translated: MQITVPERFSLLVDRFPGLPIVVQQPDQPWDERLAATTFFIPDYMSGRAGVANLSRMPKVEVVQILSAGVDSVKDLIPDGVTLCNAKGVHDAATAEMAITLTLASLRGLGHFRDLQHDRHWDNRSYASLADRRVLLIGYGSIGTAIEARLSGFEVQITRVARVGRVTPRVFGYDELDELIPDADVIIVIVPLTQQTRGMIDAHFLSLMHDGALLVNVARGPVVDTDALVGALADRRIFAALDVTDPEPLPSDSPLWRLDNCLITPHVGGDTDAFYPRALELLTRNIERYRRGLPLLNVIKGEY